One genomic window of Pseudovibrio brasiliensis includes the following:
- a CDS encoding peroxiredoxin, with translation MVLRINDTIPDLTVTTDQGKLNLHNWVGDSWAIIFSHPKDFTPVCTTEFGAVARLAKEWEARNTKVLGISVDGVEDHKKWKGDIEAVGGARPEFAIVADDDLEMAKAFDMLPAEYVMPDGRTPADSATVRSVFIIGPDKQVKLMMTYPMSVGRNFSEILRALDGLQMSANGVATPADWQVGQDVIVPPAVSTEDAQTKFGVVNTILPYLRTVNAPR, from the coding sequence ATGGTTTTACGTATAAACGATACAATTCCCGATTTGACGGTGACGACTGATCAGGGAAAACTCAACCTGCACAATTGGGTTGGCGACAGTTGGGCGATAATTTTCTCGCACCCTAAAGACTTTACACCCGTTTGCACAACTGAATTTGGTGCTGTTGCAAGACTGGCGAAGGAATGGGAAGCTAGAAACACCAAGGTATTGGGTATCTCGGTAGATGGTGTTGAAGACCATAAAAAGTGGAAAGGTGACATTGAAGCCGTTGGTGGGGCCAGGCCAGAGTTTGCAATTGTTGCTGATGACGATTTAGAGATGGCAAAGGCATTTGACATGCTGCCAGCGGAATATGTGATGCCAGACGGTCGGACGCCAGCAGACTCTGCCACAGTACGTTCAGTGTTTATCATTGGACCTGACAAGCAGGTGAAACTTATGATGACCTATCCGATGTCTGTTGGTCGTAATTTTTCCGAAATATTGCGTGCTTTGGATGGCCTGCAAATGTCTGCCAATGGCGTTGCTACCCCAGCTGATTGGCAGGTAGGACAAGATGTGATTGTACCGCCAGCAGTTAGCACGGAGGATGCTCAAACGAAATTCGGTGTGGTGAATACCATTTTGCCGTATTTGCGCACTGTCAATGCGCCACGTTAG